From one Montipora capricornis isolate CH-2021 chromosome 10, ASM3666992v2, whole genome shotgun sequence genomic stretch:
- the LOC138021187 gene encoding uncharacterized protein produces MYAFLEFRVSLIFLCLFFVTVQVTANLLFLGRDPISTQDKGNAIDIPAVARLLRGFSLQKVTGVISAKNRNTGYSLRTAKLPLHTIKNLHNRKKKEHDMARQLLETNTAKSSAGNDSRGSSYFRLDGRDKSGSFQISDESVSGTGTYSISHDRKDIDLMLKIKIRHHQEQELLKQKQQPKQQQRQKQQQQKNKQKLERQKQQQTKTTPKPVFLAPAPLKICLAPCNVRHMSKALYCLAIASGFEKEALDLHNRYRLMHNAPPMTLNCEMSWNAAAYAQKLADMGSGLVQSSYYERPYQGENLAFGCTENRELTAEEAIKMWFDEVCKYDFSKSGPQPGTSDFSQLIWKGTTEFGIGKASKQQSSGAICTFIVARYRPQGNLHIGDSGYNKNIEKGWFDKNYCQNIKKASLNRGHDLKRFETAQRIMKLTNQKTQWMLWIATLIFKLIVCSSQNYSRYQGYKREALSFRPLHFAAVDLPLGDRGSNGNGSPNKAGAFKFDDADVVGAGTYEIKPDGVDIGLNLKISSEGSEAAGGGGGEPEATGSPGAPSSPSEAPGGPGNGPGGSQPEATGSPGAPNPPSEAGGGPGAEPGGSEGPPGTPTSTTAPKPALCPVPCSQTKPTQAPGGGSSGPVTITGPSVPTSAGGEGAGASPVTSAPTSPPGGATPSQGLGGSAPQPTTGGGRAAPPSESGGGSPFEQEGLKKHNEYRKVHGVPPMTLNAKMSSEAAAYAQEIASKGALTHASAKQRNNDGENLSMGCDSDGQTAAEATTNWYNEVCDPGHTFGQPSGSPGTGHFTQVVWKKSVELGIGKADVDKDGMKCTYIVGRYRPAGNMGGEYGENVPKGSFNKAQACAGLRRATILNYIRRKTMDKIDKRSQY; encoded by the exons ATGTACGCATTCCTGGAATTTCGAGTGTCTTTAATCTTTTTATGTCTTTTCTTCGTAACCGTCCAAG TTACTGCAAACCTGCTGTTTCTTGGACGTGACCCAATCAGTACACAGGACAAAGGTAACGCAATCGACATACCTGCAGTAGCACGCCTTTTGAGGGGATTCAGCCTCCAGAAAGTCACTGGAGTAATTTCCGCTAAGAATCGAAATACTGGATACTCTTTACGGACGGCGAAATTGCCCCTCCACACCATTAAAAATTTGCacaatcgcaagaaaaaagaacaCGATATGGCACGTCAGTTACTTGAAACCAATACTGCAAAGTCATCTGCTGGAAATGACAGTCGGGGATCATCTTATTTCCGTTTGGATGGCAGAGACAAGAGTGGTAGTTTTCAGATTTCTGATGAGTCTGTGAGTGGAACAGGAACTTACAGTATATCCCATGACCGAAAGGATATTGATTTAATGTTAAAAATTAAGATACGTCATCATCAAGAACAAGaactactaaaacaaaagcaacagccaaaacaacaacaacgacagaaacaacaacaacagaaaaataagcaaaaactCGAGCGGCAAAAACAGCAACAGACTAAAACAACTCCAAAGCCAGTATTCCTTGCTCCAGCTCCACTAAAAATATGTCTGGCTCCTTGCAATGTGAGGCATATGTCCAAAGCCTTATATTGTCTTGCAATTG CTTCCGGGTTTGAAAAAGAGGCCCTCGATTTACATAACAGATATCGCCTCATGCACAACGCCCCACCAATGACTTTGAACTGTGAAATGAGTTGGAATGCCGCTGCTTACGCTCAAAAACTGGCTGATATGGGTAGCGGTCTTGTTCAGTCAAGTTATTACGAAAGACCATATCAGGGCGAGAACCTAGCATTTGGTTGCACTGAAAATAGAGAGTTGACAGCTGAAGAAGCAATTAAAATGTG GTTTGACGAAGTTTGCAAGTACGACTTTAGCAAATCTGGTCCACAACCAGGCACAAGTGACTTTTCCCAACTCATTTGGAAAGGAACTACGGAGTTCGGAATCGGCAAGGCCTCAAAACAACAATCCAGCGGTGCTATCTGTACATTCATTGTAGCTCGATATAGGCCTCAAGGAAACTTACATATTGGTGACAGCGGTTATAATAAAAACATCGAGAAAGGGTGGTTTGATAAGAATTATTGCCAAAATATAAAGAAGGCAAGTTTGAATAGAGGCCACGATCTGAAAAGATTTGAAAC GGCTCAGAGGATAATGAAGCTGACAAATCAAAAAACTCAATGGATGCTCTGGATTGCCACGCTCATCTTCAAACTTATAG tgTGCTCGAGTCAAAACTATTCCAGGTACCAAGGGTACAAAAGGGAGGCGTTGAGCTTTCGTCCGCTGCATTTTGCCGCTGTCGATCTACCTTTGGGTGATAGAGGGTCCAATGGCAATGGATCTCCTAACAAGGCTGGCGCATTCAAATTCGATGACGCTGATGTTGTgg GTGCCGGAACTTACGAGATTAAACCAGATGGTGTGGACATTGGTCTAAATTTAAAGATATCATCCGAGGGATCTGAGGCGGCTGGAGGAGGAGGTGGTGAACCTGAAGCCACTGGAAGTCCTGGTGCTCCCAGCAGTCCAAGCGAAGCACCCGGCGGACCAGGAAATGGACCCGGTGGCAGTCAACCTGAAGCTACTGGAAGTCCCGGAGCTCCCAACCCTCCAAGCGAAGCAGGCGGCGGACCAGGAGCTGAACCTGGTGGCAGTGAAGGGCCGCCTGGAACACCAACCTCAACGACAGCGCCAAAACCTGCGCTCTGCCCGGTTCCATGCTCGCAGACCAAACCAACTCAGGCCCCTGGAGGAGGATCTAGTGGGCCAGTCACCATCACTGGACCTTCTGTTCCCACATCCGCTGGAGGAGAAGGGGCTGGTGCAAGCCCTGTGACTTCTGCGCCTACCAGTCCACCTGGTGGTGCTACTCCATCTCAAGGTCTTGGTGGAAGTGCACCCCAACCGACAACTGGAGGTGGAAGGGCTGCTCCTCCTTCTGAAAGTGGCGGAG GGTCACCATTTGAGCAAGAAGGACTAAAGAAACATAACGAGTATCGCAAAGTTCATGGAGTTCCGCCAATGACGTTGAATGCTAAGATGTCCAGCGAAGCCGCAGCATATGCTCAAGAGATCGCAAGTAAAGGAGCGTTGACTCATGCGAGCGCAAAACAGAGAAACAACGATGGAGAAAATCTCTCCATGGGATGTGATTCAGATGGCCAAACGGCAGCTGAGGCAACCACCAACTG GTACAACGAAGTATGCGATCCAGGACACACTTTCGGCCAACCCTCAGGTAGTCCAGGAACTGGTCACTTTACCCAGGTGGTGTGGAAGAAAAGTGTCGAGCTCGGAATCGGAAAGGCTGACGTTGACAAAGATGGCATGAAGTGCACTTATATTGTTGGCCGGTACAGGCCAGCTGGAAATATGGGTGGTGAATACGGCGAAAATGTTCCAAAAGGATCTTTTAATAAGGCCCAGGCTTGCGCTGGCCTACGAAGAGCTACTATTCTAAACTACATTCGACGAAAGACGATGGATAAAATCGATAAAAGATCTCAGTACTGA
- the LOC138019749 gene encoding uncharacterized protein, translating to MKEKALVYMMLALLNFTNGQYTGYQYPAQYPPYYQMAPVYRWYQRDDEPSPEVEMEPRTKDITPFEVQGLLYHNLHRGVHNTADLQLDHDLSLEAARYARTMGQRLVVRHSPFESRPGQGENIFLRCKAFSKGVSAFEAVKEWYATVCHWDFDKQIPSDDKGKPFSRMVWRSSQQLGMGRASFPVNNFNCTVVVARYRPYINLQDYVNNVQKGKFVPTGCQYINDVSSEDFILPPQPGKICQKISGFKGQMLHSGSMCTIKQLFAIFGASVRRGKQGFSVVL from the exons ATGAAAGAAAAGGCACTCGTCTACATGATGCTTGCACTTTTGAATTTCACCAACGGACAGTACACAG GTTACCAATACCCTGCACAATATCCACCCTACTACCAAATGGCGCCAGTCTATCGTTGGTACCAGCGTGACGATGAACCTTCGCCAGAAGTTGAAATGGAACCCAGAACTAAAG ATATAACTCCATTTGAAGTTCAGGGTTTATTGTACCATAATCTTCACCGTGGGGTGCATAACACTGCTGACCTTCAGCTCGATCATGATCTGAGCCTTGAAGCCGCTCGTTACGCTCGGACAATGGGTCAGCGTTTAGTAGTCAGACACTCCCCGTTTGAAAGTCGTCCTGGCCAAggagaaaacatatttttacgCTGTAAAGCTTTCAGTAAAGGCGTTTCGGCCTTTGAAGCTGTTAAAGAATG GTACGCTACTGTTTGTCACTGGGATTTCGACAAACAGATTCCGTCCGATGATAAAGGCAAACCGTTTAGTAGAATGGTTTGGAGATCCTCCCAGCAGCTTGGCATGGGCCGAGCTTCATTTCCAGTGAACAACTTCAATTGTACTGTCGTAGTTGCAAGATACCGACCATACATCAATTTGCAAGACTACGTGAACAATGTTCAGAAAGGAAAGTTTGTGCCAACGGGGTGCCAGTATATTAATGACGTATCAAGTGAAGATTTTATCTTGCCTCCGCAACCTGGAAAAATCTGTCAGAAGATTTCTGGATTCAAAGGCCAAATGCTTCATTCAGGTTCTATGTGTACAATCAAACAATTGTTTGCTATTTTTGGGGCTTCCGTTAGGAGAGGAAAACAAGGATTCAGTGTGGTTTTATAA
- the LOC138019746 gene encoding tachykinin-like peptides receptor 86C → MNLSYSDQGSSFTVKFSTTSKVTITVLYAVTIMFGIAGNSIAIYFAIMKKAGNRVTNMLILNMAIADMLITIFAMPYSIIFLQVGLKWIGGIFGQITCKIVHFSYQVSIPASIFTVMAVSLDRFFAVLYPAKVRALRKVKMTTLAIWVSSAVYAVPFIFAYDIQQQNGIYYCIRYFPRFDNEISSQIYYLITFICLYCIPLLILIVLYTLISRRLWQRKIPGNVSQERYKSSQQEKRRVILALIAIIVLFAVCWFPAHVIHYIFYFRKDVYRKISPEVEVLFFWLCHANSFINPCLYVFLSQGYRQHMRTILQRFTFCCTFYFRRKKIYSFRSGKGPGTLTLEASLRNPMSIVGVTFHREMVS, encoded by the exons ATGAATTTGTCATACTCTGATCAAG GGAGTTCCTTTACAGTAAAATTTAGCACAACCAGTAAAGTCACCATTACAGTCCTTTATGCTGTGACGATCATGTTTGGAATAGCGGGAAACAGCATCGCCATATACTTTGCAATCATGAAAAAGGCAGGGAATCGAGTCACAAATATGCTGATACTTAACATGGCCATTGCCGACATGCTCATCACAATATTTGCGATGCCGTACAGCATTATTTTTCTTCAGGtgggattgaagtggattggaGGAATTTTCGGGCAGATAACTTGTAAAATCGTTCACTTTTCCTACCAGGTGTCCATACCCGCCTCAATTTTTACGGTCATGGCAGTCTCACTGGATCGCTTTTTCGCTGTCTTATACCCAGCCAAAGTAAGAGCCTTAAGAAAAGTCAAAATGACAACTTTGGCCATATGGGTTAGCTCGGCGGTATACGCCGTTCCATTCATTTTTGCCTATGACATCCAACAACAAAATGGTATATATTACTGCATTCGCTATTTTCCACGCTTTGACAATGAAATCTCTTCTCAGATTTACTACTTAATAACTTTCATTTGTCTCTATTGTATCCCTCTGTTAATTCTAATCGTACTCTATACCCTCATTTCGAGGAGGCTATGGCAAAGAAAGATACCGGGCAACGTAAGCCAGGAAAGATATAAGTCATCACAACAGGAGAAGCGCAGAGTAATACTAGCCTTAATAGCCATTATAGTTCTTTTCGCAGTTTGCTGGTTTCCAGCACATGTGATAcactatatattttattttcgtAAGGATGTATATCGTAAAATTTCACCGGAGGTTGAAGTATTGTTCTTCTGGCTTTGTCACGCCAACAGCTTTATAAATCCTTGTTTGTACGTTTTCCTCAGCCAGGGTTATCGCCAACATATGCGGACAATCCTCCAACGCTTTACGTTTTGCTGTACTTTTTATTTTCGTCGAAAAAAGATTTACTCATTTAGGTCTGGAAAGGGACCGGGTACATTAACCTTGGAGGCTTCATTGCGAAACCCTATGTCCATTGTTGGAGTCACATTCCATAGAGAAATGGTTTCTTAA